tttccgtctctctctctctctctctctctctctctctctctctctctctctctctctctctctctctctctctctctctctctctctctctctctctctctctctctctgatatatcacttttattctttcactccctcttatttcttatcttcatttccctccttccttttccgtgtgtgtgtgtgtgtgtgtgtgtgtgtgtgtgtgtgtgtgtgtgtgtgtgtgtgtgtgtgtgtgtgtgtgtgtgtgtgtgtgtgtgtgcgcgagcgCTAATTGTAAAatatgtctctttctctctctctctctctctctctctctctctctctctctctctctctctctctctctctctctcatcagcccATCTGTTAATTTCTCACACGAATTtagtttatgagagagagagagagagagagagagagagagagagagagagagagagagagagagagagagagagagagagagagagagaaagtttttgtGAATGGATTTGTTGTGGTAGACGGCGCCACCAGAAccgcattcctctctctctctctctctctctctctctctctctctctctctctctctctctctctctctctctctctctctctctctccactacgcACCTGTCCAGCATCAATTTAAGAGggcgtggcagagagagagagagagagagagagagagagagagagagagagagagagagagagagagagagagagagaggcggacacacttactctctctctctctctctctctctctctctctctctctctctctctctctctctctctctctctctctctctctctctctctctaaatgtgaAGGTTATTCCTTGTACCTTCTGttcatctttcttgttttcagCTTTGCAATATTTTATctgcttttttcctcttcctttttttttatcaccattttctctcttcctcattttaacacatttacaagagagagagagagagagagagagagagagagagagagagagagagagagagagagagagagagagagagagagagagagagagagagagagagagagagagagagagagatattgtattttttcttttcctctattttatgatcttagttttattttttgcattcttttagttcttatttgttgttgttgttgttgttgtcctcctcctcctcctcttcctcctcctcctcctcctcctcctcctcctcctcctcctataataTTTTTagtccctttcttcttcttcccgttgttatagctattattattattattattattattattattattattattattattattattattattattattattatttgatgtGAATTACATTTTAAACTTGATTgagttgatgtgtgtgtgtgtgtgtgtgtgtgtgtgtgtgtgatattttttttcattttatatatattgcatgtTTGTacctgattcctcctcctcctcctcctcctcctcctcctcctcctcctcctcctcctcctcctcctaatcctcctccttcaaatcCTAATGCTGTCCTTAttccgtcttctcctcctcctcttcctcctcctccttttcctcctctttttcctcgttcatgtccttctcgtcttcgtcctcctccttctcctcctcctcctcctcctcctcctcctcctcctcctcctcctcctcctcctcctcctcctcctcctcctcctcctcctcttcttcgtattttttattattttctctcctcttcactcattcctcacacactcacacacacacacacacacacacacacacacacacacacacacacacacacacacacacacacacacagacacacagacacacacaggcaagcgGAAGTCGAGGCAACAAggacagacaaaataaaaacaaaaaaacaagtaaacaacaaGTAAAAATGTTACTCAAGAcaaattgagagagaaaaagtaaaggaagagagcaaaaactgaatgaaatggacgaaaaaataagaaaaagaagattagtgGATGTTTTTTGGAGTACGAAAGTGGAATATGATAATTGAAAgaataatatgaagagaaatgcaaatggaaaagtgaatgaataaatatacaaataaatacattatatactactgctactactactattaccaccaccaccagcactactactactactactactactactactactactactactactactactactactactactactgctactactactactactactactactactactactactactactactactactactactactactactactactaacaccaccaccaccaccaccaccacgcaagGAAATCTTAATGGGTAAATAGCAGAATTATGAACTATTTCTGTTATCGTCTGgaattttcttccctcttgtctCGTTGTCCTTAAtggtagcacacacacacacacacacacacacacacacacacacacacacacacacacacacacacacacacacacacacacacacacacacacacacacacacacacacacacacacacacacacacacacacacacacacacacacagagagagagagagagagagagagagagagagagagagagagagagagagagagagagagagagagagagagagagagagagagagagagagagagagaattatatttaCAAAGAATTcgacatgctctctctctctctctctctctctctctctctctctctctctctctctctctctctctctctctctctctctctctctctctctctcccctgataCTGCAATACTtcacccttgtgtgtgtgtgtgtgtgtgtgtgtgtgtgtgtgtgtgtgtgtgtgtgtgtgtgtgtgtgtgtgtgtgtgtgtgtgtgtgtgtgtgtgtgtgtgtgtgtatgtgtgtcttttGACCTTCAGCTTTCAACTTTCAATCAACTGTACGTCAGAAATTAGTTTATTAGGGTGGTgaagctggtggaggaggaggaggaggaggaggaggaggaggaggaggaggaggaggaggaggaggaggaggaggaggaggaggaggaatgctgaGAAGATAGATGGATATTTTCGAGTAAAGGGATGAAGACGAAGATtgcaaggaggaggtggaggaggaggaggaagaagaagaagaagaagaagaagaagaagaagaagaagaggaagaagaagaagaagaggaggaggaggagagacaatgcaggtaggaagagaaagtgaaggggtggcggaggaaaaaataggaaggaggaggtagaggaaaagATATGAAGGTAAAGAAGTAGAGTAAggaaagtggaggtggaggaggaggaggtaaaaagcaGGATAAGgaaggtagagaggaggaggaatttgaaaaagaagaagaagaagaggaaaaagaaggagaaggaagacaaagagaaagagaggaaagagagagagattaacaacaacaacaacaacaacaacaagaacaacaagaggaggaggaagaagaggaggagaaggagaaggcggCCATTGGTCACCTGTTGGAATTTACCTGTCTTGTTTTTGTACTACACCTAATTACCTAAAGAAGCGAGTCCCGGAAGCAAGCCaggccaggtgaggtgaggtgaggtgtgctGAGATGAAGGAACGAGACCATGACACGGGCACAGTACCTTGGGGAGCTTTTTTGCTAATCACCCATCACCTACCTCActtcacctcgcctcgcctcgcctcgcccatGGTACAGAGAAAGCTTAAGCTCGTAGTAAAGAGAAaatactgggaaaaaaaaaaaatggtgcagagaagagaaaaatgaaaagtcagaatacagagagaaaaaaaagcttgaaaaaaccCACAAGGTGATTAATAGCAATgacaccaaaccaccaccaccactatcaccaccaccaccaccaccctctcgaaGTGTAGGGTTTCAGCATTGAATTAGGACACATAGTAGATATTCCTGCCGCCATAGTAGTTGACATTGGCACGGTGAGCTGCTGTCAGTGTGGGGAGAAAGGCGCCGCTTCCGCCTCCACACCTGTGTTACCTGGCCCGGCTGAAGGTAATGAGCGGcaggtgaagtggtggtggtggtggtgatagtggtggtggtggtgagaaataGGGGAAAGATAatgatataatagtaataatcgttgttgtttgttgttgttgttgttgttgttggtcttactactactactactactactactactactactactactactactactactactactactactactactactaaattttTGTTATTAAAATATATTAGATCTACATCTCTCGAGTAGacaattaaaattcttctcctcctcctcctccttcttctcctcctcctcctcctcctcctcctcctcctcctcctcctcctcctcctcctcctcctcctcctcctcctcctcctacatttaCACCACATATTTCCCTGTATTTTTTACCCCTTCCCTTACGCTGGAGTTCAATAGAGTGTTCTTTGTGGggcttctctctctgtttcttcttttttccgtcttttatttattttttttccgtgtttcaccttattcattcttctcttatacagaaatatcatattttatatattttttctcttccttgccgtgtgtgtgtgtgtgtgtgtgtgtgtgtgtgtgtgtgtgtgtgtgtgtgtgaagaggcagGAAAATTATTCAGTCATAGGTTTGGATTATTCATATTAagattttcgccttttttttccttttattcttttctttttccttttttttctatttttttgaaCAATTTTAACTGTTACTcacttgttttcacttttttttgtttgtttctttcctttcttactcacTGACctatctgcgtgtgtgtgtgtgtgtgtgtgtgtgtgtgtggttgtggtaATTGTAATCTGGTGAGTGATAGACGGGCAGCGCTGGGatgggtgacacacacacacacacacacacacacacacacacacacacacacacacacacacacacacacacacacacacacacacacacacacacacacactatttgtttattttgatttttctttgcatcattcattcttttccgcGTTTTAATTCCCTAATGGAGGAACTTGGCATGGCTTTGTCTTGGCATTCATCAAGGCttgaacaaaaaagaagaaaaagaaagaaaaagacgtttATTGTCATTTTCTGTCCACTTCTTGTTacggactactactactactactactactactactactactactactactactactactactaataataataataataatgcgcaTTAAATTACCTTTAGGAGACTGCACCAATtaaaaggtcagagagagagagagagagagagagagagagagagagagagagagagagagagagagagagagagagagagtaaaaataaaaaaaataataataaaagaaaacgtaaaaccAATGAAGTAATTACATCCTAAGGGAGAAAACGGGATTCCGAGTAAATTACATAACAGcggctccgttttctgttaccttacctaacttctGTAATTTAATAACCTAATATCTCACGTGTCCCTAAactattcatcttttttattcattatttattcaaaACGCTCGTCATATTGATGGTTTCCAAGATTCCTGTGAATATTTGACTTAATTTcgttattcattcactttttttatttatttatttttttaattttcattttaccGATGTTGTTTCAAGACGTGTATTTATTTCTAaggtaagtttctctctctctctctctctctctctctctctctctctctctctctctctctctctctctgatcttcatttttataattttctttatctttatctgctatcatttctcttttttttcctatcatccttgccttgttgttgttgttgttgttgttgttgttgttgttgttgttgttattttacctgttactatttttcctcttcttttccatcatctttgtcgtagtcctcctcctcctcctcctcctcctcctcctcctcctcctcctcctcctcctcctcctccttctccactcacGTCTCGTTCGTCGCCAGAGTTTCGTAATAAGGAACAAAATCTgatgcgaggaggaagaggaataaagagagagagaaaaaaaaatgcaatgaggaaaaaagaaatgcattaGCGTTTTAGTGGCAAGCAAAACAAAGATGGCGGAGGCttgggcaacacacacacacacacgcacacacacacacacgcacacaccaggtgacatttttcctttttttttcgtccggcaaactgataataatgattcgtgaaatgaaagagagagaaaaatgacgcAGCAGCAAAAATGTTGATGAAATTATGTCACGTAATTACgaaatgtctgtgtgtgtgtgtgtgtgtgtgtgtgtgtgtgtgtgtgtgtgtgtgtgtgtgtgtgtgtgtgtgtgtgttgtcatttCGGGTTTGCGTTAACGTTTTaccgaaattctctctctctctctctctctctctctctctctctctctctctctctctctctctctctctctctctctctctctctctctctctctctctctctctctctctctctctctctctctctctctctctctctctatcatgttaTTGCTATTCGCTTCCCATTTTTACCTATTTACCCTGTCAGTTTAAATATTTACCCATAATTCCTCATTCATAGCGTtcctttcaactctctctctctctctctctctctctctctctctctctctctctctctctctctctctctctctctctctctctctctctctctctctctctctctctctctctctctctctctctctctctctctctctctctccagcgtcATCCCGCGTTATTGTGTACGATAATGTTTACTCAAGGTACGATCGAGACCCAGAACAATAAACAAAGATGTACTTGACTCGTTTACGCTCGAATATTTGAATAATTCATTATGTAGACGCCtctgggctgagagagagagagagagagagagagagagagagagagagagagagagagagagagagaggagtgttagatattaaagagagacagaaggagaatATTGTTGGATAAAAACTAGAGCATGTGTTGAGTTAAGCTGACATAAgcctctgtttcttctcctcctccttctcctcctccttctcctcctcctcctcctcctcctcctcctcctcctcctcctcctcctcctcctcctcctcctcctcctcctcctcatcctccttctcgtgagtgagtgagtgagtgagtgagtcagtcttcttcttcctctacttctacttcttacacaaatacttcctcctcctcctcctcctcctcctcctcctcctcctcctcctcctcctcctcctcctcctcctcctcctcctcttcctcctcctcctcctccttccccccgaCACGTATTGGGAAATTTGTTaccaacactatttttttcctctttcctcttgcaTCTTTCTCTCCCGGGGGGTGGAGGAGCGGAGGGCTGGAGGGAAGATggccagggggaggaggaagaggaggaggaggaggaggggaagactaGCAGGTCGCCGCCATTGACCTCCTAGTGCCCGTTTCATAAcctttgccctcctcctcctcctcctcctcctcctcctcctcctcctcctcctcctcctcctcctcctcctcctcctcctcctcctttactttgtGCATCCATTGTTGTTTTCCCTAGCAACAACCTCCACCATTATTCTGCATAAGtactgtagcagtagtagtagtagtagtagtagtagcagtagtagtagcagtagtagtagtagtagttgctgttgttctttttgCTATGAATATTGATGAAATGTTATGttttagtaagagagagagagagagagagagagagagaaatgttcaTCAGTCTCTCTATGtatctctttcacacacacacacacacacacacacacacacacacacacacacacacacacacacacacacacacacacacacacacacacacacacacacacacacacacacacacacacacacacaccacaacggTATCACAGCTTGAACACAACGAGCAACTGGACTCAGCCCAAGCTTGCATGcgtgtttttttcgttttcctcttttttttttctttttctttttttccttaccgtCCCTTTGCGCCTCGCCTAACCTTTCACATTTCGCggacaccctcccttcctccctccctccgtatACACATACTTCTCGCTTCGCTGGTTTTAACTCGTCTTTAACTCGTCATTCAACCGAACATAGAGTACGGACCGTGATTTATATACGTACGTGGCTATGGGACGCGTGTACGGGCGTGTACGTGGGAGTGTCGGATATGTGGCGTGGCGGTGCTCTTGGCGTTGCGTTCAGAGCGGTCCCAGCGAGTCTCAGCGGCGTGGAAGACCCGTGTAACATTTGATCTTCTAAGACCAGAAGTTGGGCGTCTTGGGAAAGGTGAAGGTCCCCAGCAGCGATATAAAAGCCCAGCGCACCTCGCACCCCCGCCCAGTCCCTCTCCGGGTGTCCACGAGGGAGAATGTTAGTCCCTGTGAGTATTACCGACGCTGCCTTTTTTTATGTCCGTCTGCGGGTAACGGATGGTGTGTGAGCTAGGGCTGCTCTTCTGTACGTAGAAGCAAGGCTCTCGAGGGACAGCTTGGGGGTGACATGACTGTGTGGTCTGCAGTGTGCTAGTGTGGCACGGGGTGTGGGGCTGTGGTGGGCTGTTGAGAGAGCTGTACATGGCGCTGTGTTGGGGCTGTGATGGTGGCATGGGGGAAGGGCTCTAGATGGGGCTGTAGAGAGGGTTATGTGAtggggttgtgatggtggtgtgggggTAGGCCTGTGTGATGGGgttgagtgaatggtgtgtggaTGAATGCCCAGGATGAGGCTGTTAGGAGGAATTGTTAACCAGGGTTGTGAGGCACTGGTGCTTGTGGGATGACTTGTTCTTGTCCCCCAGAATGTGCTATGCTgcaagaggtgtgtgtgtgtgtgtgtgtgtgtgtgtgtgtgtgtgtgtgtgtgtgtgtggctgataTTGAGGGTGCAGCAGGGAGGTAGGGCAGGGCGGGGTGCTGCTGCGGGGTGCTGACTGCTACTGTGCCCTCAGGTGGTGCTCGCGGTCGTAGCCGCCGTCCAGGTGGAATGCGCCCCGAACTACCATTGGCCGGGATTTTCGTACGCCCCAACCTACTCGTCCCAAACGTTCAAGAAGAACGCCTACTCCACGGGGGGCTACAACCCCTTCAAGAAGCCTAAGGTGTGGGACCCAGAAGAGACAGAGCGCGCGCACGCCCAGTTCCTTGAGACATGGCTCCAGCAGGCCCGCCTGGCGCTGGGCGGCACTTCCACCACCGCCAGGACCACCACCGCCAAGGAAGCTGATCCGCTGGCCGAGGCTGTGGCCGACGCCGCCAAGAAGGGAGCCCCAGGACGACCCCGCGCTGGTGGCCGCCGCCGCCTGCGTGGACGTGGCCGCCCGCGTCCCCGCCAGGAAAAGGGACAGACGCCCGACACGGAGAAACCCGTAGCCGCGGAGCAGAGCACCGACCCGCCGCCCGCCCCCACCACCGAGGCGGAGCCCGAGGTGACCGCGCCGCCCCCCACGGTGGTGGAGAAGGCGCCCGCTCCCGCCCCCGAGCCCCCGACTTCAGAAGCTCCCGCTCCTGCCCCCGCCCCAGAGACCCCTGCCCCCGAGGCTCCCGCCCCCGAGGCCCAGGAACCTGCCCTGCCTGCCAAGACCACCACAGACCAGTACTACATGGAGTACGACTACGGTGACGCCTATGGCTACGACTACTACGGCGGCGACTACTACGGCAACGAGTACTACACGCAGGACACTATGCAGTACGCAGAGGAGGCCGAGGCGCAGCTCGGCAAGCAGCTCACGCCCGTGGTGATCGAGGCCGTGGTGGAGAAGACCGAGGCCCCCAAGCCCCCGTCTACCCCcgagcccaccaccaccaccaccacctcaaccaccaccaccaccactaccgagGCGGCACCGGAGCCCGTGAGGCAGGATCCCATCCTGCAGCAGGTGCAGTCCATCGTGGCAGAGTACGCGCAGGAGTCGGCGCGCCAGGAGTCCTCCGTGGTGCTGCCGCAGGAACTGAGGAGCAAGTACGCCCAGGTGGAGTACGGCACCGACGCCTACGTGGAATACGACCCCTACGACTACTACggcgactactactacgacgacggGGTGGTGGACTACACCGAGGCGCTCACCACCGAGGCGCCCACCACAGAGGTGCCCACCACTGaggcgcccaccaccaccacgaccacaaccaccaccaccaccaccactcctccccccaccacgaccaccaccaccaccaccacacccgcccccaccaccacccccgaGGCTGCCCAGCCCTCCCCAGTGGTGCGTCCCCGCCAACGCGGCAGAGGGCGCCGGCCCGGCAGGAGGCGCCCCGGGCGGCCCCGCGGTGAGGGCCCTGAGAGCCAGACGCAGCAACCCGAGGAGAGCACAACGGGCGCGGACGGCGAGAGCGTGACAGAGATCACTACGGAGATCATGCTGGAGGTGGAGAAGCTCATGGAAGAGGAGGCGCGCCAGCGCGGCGGCAAGGCGGGCGGCGGCAGGCGCAGGGGCCAGGGACGCGGCCGTGCCGGGGGCAAGGCCCTCGGTCAGGGTCGCCCCAGGGGCCGCGGCAGAGGCAGACGCCCCAGGCCCAACGCCTCTGCACCTGCGCCCCCGAAGTTAGCCCTGGACTTGTCCACTCTGGCCACGCCACGCCCCACTTCGCGCCCAGCCGCGCCCCGCCCCTCTATCCCCGCCCCGGTCAACCCCATCGCCCCTGACTACACCCTGAAGTACTTCCCCACCTCCCAGAGCCACTTCTTCGTGTCCACAGCCatcggcggtggtggcggcggcggcagcaccAGTCTGTGGTAGCCGCTCATCGCACCGCGCCACGCTgcgccgcgccgccccgccacgccacgccgTTGGCTCTGTACATACTCCTCTTCACCTCCGCGGTGACCTCCTCACTCCCCACGCCCCATCACAGCCTCACGATGCCCCGTGCCCCGTCACCATCATGCAGCATTACcgcccccctcacccccactgATACCCATCTACCCAGTAgttgccccctccccctcgcaCCCCTCCACGCCCGTTGTACATACTGTCCCCGGCTGCTGTTGTACATaccccccgcccccccaccGCCCCGACTTGTCGTTTTGTATGTTAAGAGTAAAAAGACACCTAGaaccttgttttccttcccgagagagagagag
This genomic window from Scylla paramamosain isolate STU-SP2022 unplaced genomic scaffold, ASM3559412v1 Contig18, whole genome shotgun sequence contains:
- the LOC135097373 gene encoding proteoglycan 4-like, which translates into the protein MLVPVVLAVVAAVQVECAPNYHWPGFSYAPTYSSQTFKKNAYSTGGYNPFKKPKVWDPEETERAHAQFLETWLQQARLALGGTSTTARTTTAKEADPLAEAVADAAKKGAPGRPRAGGRRRLRGRGRPRPRQEKGQTPDTEKPVAAEQSTDPPPAPTTEAEPEVTAPPPTVVEKAPAPAPEPPTSEAPAPAPAPETPAPEAPAPEAQEPALPAKTTTDQYYMEYDYGDAYGYDYYGGDYYGNEYYTQDTMQYAEEAEAQLGKQLTPVVIEAVVEKTEAPKPPSTPEPTTTTTTSTTTTTTTEAAPEPVRQDPILQQVQSIVAEYAQESARQESSVVLPQELRSKYAQVEYGTDAYVEYDPYDYYGDYYYDDGVVDYTEALTTEAPTTEVPTTEAPTTTTTTTTTTTTTPPPTTTTTTTTTPAPTTTPEAAQPSPVVRPRQRGRGRRPGRRRPGRPRGEGPESQTQQPEESTTGADGESVTEITTEIMLEVEKLMEEEARQRGGKAGGGRRRGQGRGRAGGKALGQGRPRGRGRGRRPRPNASAPAPPKLALDLSTLATPRPTSRPAAPRPSIPAPVNPIAPDYTLKYFPTSQSHFFVSTAIGGGGGGGSTSLW